In Gemmatimonadaceae bacterium, the genomic window CCCCTGCCCACATTCCGCTTCACTTCGTTCGGCGCGCCCGCGCGCCGGCTCGCCGCGCTCGCCCTGGTGCTGGCCGCGTCCCACGCCGCGGCGCAGGATGCCCCGTCGCTCACCGAGTGGCGGTCCTACCTGCGCGCTTCCGTGCCGTTGACCGGTCCATGGTCCGCCGACGTCCACCTCACGGAATACGGCAACAACCAGCGGCAGGCGCTGGACGAGGTGAAGACGGGCGCCGGCATCGGATACGCCGTGGGCGCGTGGCGCCTGTCGTCGGGATATGAGCACGTGGTGGTGCCCGGACCCGGGCCGCGCCGCACCGAAGAGCGCGTGCTGCTCGCAGCCACGGCCACCCATCGGTTCGCGGACTGGCTCACGGCCCGCGACCTGCAGGAGACGGAAGTGCGCGACATGTACACCGCCTGGACGTCGCGGTGGATCAATCAGGTGCGCGCCGACGTGGGCGGGGCGGCGATTCCGTTCGTCACGCCGTGGGTGGGCCGCGAGTGGGCGTACGACGCCCGCCTCGGCGAGGTGAACAAATCGATGTGGCTGTACGGACTGCGGCTGCGCACGCGCGCGCCGGTCCAGACCGAGGTGTTCTTCTACGATGAATACGACACCGCGCGGGCGGTGCACCGCCTGAGCGCGGTGGCGCTGAGCCTCTCGTACAGCCGCTGACCGCGCGGCCGGGCCGTCACGACACTGGGGGCACCCGGTCGTCGGGCGGCACGAAGTTCGACAGGAACACGCGCTCGTCGACGGTGAGACTCGCGATGCCCGACGCGCTGATCTTGTCGAGGATCCGGTTCACCTCGTCGCGATTGATCTCGTGGATGGTCGACGGATCCACCTTGTGCCAGTTGAGCACGCGGGCGGTGGGCACGCGCGGCACGGCCTGGGCGCGGAAGCGGTTGGTGCCGCGCCGCTTGTCGAGCCACCAGAGATACAGGAACGCGCCGGCGAAGCCGCCCAGGTGCGCGAAGTCCGCCACCCCGCCGCGCGAGCCCTGCAGCCCGCTGTACAGCGAGAACATGGTGGCGATGATCACCAGCCATCGCGCCTGGATGGGGATCACGCCCCAGATGTAGATGAGGTCGCGCGGCCAGTAGCGCGCGAACGCCAGCATGACGCCGAACACCGCCGCCGACGCGCCGATGATCGCCGCCGACGGCGCGAGCGCCGACGACAGCAGCGCGCCCGAGATGCCGCTCAGGAAGTAGAGCGAGATGAACCGGTTCGACCCCAGCCGCTGTTCCACGCGCGGCCCGAAGAAGAACAGCGCGATCATGTTGAAGATGATGTGCATCCAGCCGCCGTGCAGGAACATGTACGTGACGACGGTCCACGGGCGCACGAGGATCAGCGACGGGACGAAGGCGAACGCGTCCGTCACCGAGGGCACGGTGAGCTGCACGAAGAAAACCACGAAGTTGGCGGCGAGCAGCCGCCGGACCCATGGGGTCACGGCATGTCCTCCACGCGCGATCGGCGAGGATGAAGGGCGGATGGCACGATCCGCCTCGAAGATAACCCGATGCCGCGGCGATGTGGATGCCGGGCGCACCGCCGCCGGGCGCCCCCGGCGACGGCCGCTGCGAACCGCCGGTGGACTAGAACCCGAAGTTGAGCCCCGCCGAGAACGTCACGTCGTTTCTCGTCTGCGAGGTGGCGAGTTGATCGTACAGCCCCTTGTACTGCGACATGTAGTCGCGCAGCTCGAAGCGGAACCCCAGCCGCGAGTTGTTGCGCACGACGTCCGTGCCCAGCCCGGCGTACCCCATCATGTCGGTGGCGCCCGATTTGCCGACGAGCGTCTCGGCGATCGCCGGATGCCGGTACCTGTACTGACGGCTGCCCAGTCCGGCGCCCACGAACGGATGCATGCTCCAGCTGTCGGACGCCGCCGGGCCGTTCAGATCGCCCAGCCGCGCCTGCACGCCCACGTCCTCCTGGCGCACGTCCAGACGCTGTTCGTCGCCGGTGTAGAGCTTGTTGGTCGGATTCAGCGTGGACTTGTCGGCCGACGGCGACCACGCGTAGGTCCCGACCAGTGACCACCGCGGCGAGATCGACCACTGGGCCTGGCCGCCCGTCATCACCGCGTTGATGAGTTGGTCGCGCTGCCCGCCGGTGGGGATATAGGCCCCCACGAAGGGGCGGATGTCGAACGGCCGCGCGCCGCCGCCCATGGATTGCGCGCCCGCCGGATGGGCGGTGACCGTGATCGCGATCGCGACGGCACCGAGCCCCGCGAGCGCCGCCCGCGCGCCCCGCCGGCGCACGGAGTGCTTGGAATGACACACAGACATGGTGGTACGCCTCCCGGAGCAGAAGCTCCGCTCGATGGTCTGGATGCGCAGGCCGTGCCGCGCGCGCGCGACGCCTGAGCGTCGCCGCGCGCTGCACGTTGGGCCGTGACGTTGGGAGTGCAGGGGGACTCACCGCATGCCGGTCCGCCTCGCGTCTGCGCACACCGCGAGGCTGTCAAGCGCATGATGTACACACGAACGCCGGCCGGGTGCCCGCTCGCTGCGGCCGCGATGCGCGGGTTTGCAAATTCTTTGCCGGGCGCTAGACCGCGGCCTGCGGCACGCCGCCCGCTGCCGCTACTCCAGCAGCGTCGGCGCCTCGTGCCGGTCGTAGCCTTTGAGCCGGTACACCGCCGCCGATGCGATCCAGCTGGCCACGAACACGCCGATGATCAGGTAGCCGATGCTCCCGAAGTTGCCGTTGAGGCGCGCCACGGCGCGCCAGAACCAGCCCTGGAGCTGCCACTTGTCGCCCACCAGGCCCAACGCCTCGATGCCACCCACGAGCAACGCCACGATCACCGACACGAAGGTGATCGTCATGTTGTAGTAGAGCTTGCGCATGGGCCGCGCGAACGCCCATCCGTAGGCCCCCAGCATCAGCACGCTGTCGGTGGTGTCCACCAGCGACATCCCGGCGGTGAACAGCATCGGGAACACGAGGATGGTCCAGATGGACATCCCCCGGGCGGCCCCGGCGGCCGAGATCCCGAGCAGGCCGATCTCGGTGGCGGTGTCGAACCCGAGGCCGAACAGCAGCCCGAGCGGGTACATGTGCCAGCTCTCGCGAATCATCGCGAACAGCGGACGGAAGATCCGCGCCAGGAACCCGTTGCCGGCCATGAGCGCGTTCAGATCCTCCTCCACGTACGCGCCGCCGCGCCGCACGCGGTGGAAGGTGCGGTAGATCGCGACGAGGATGAACAGGTTCATGATCGCGATCACGAGCAGGAATACCGCCGAGACGATCGTCCCGATCATCGCGCCCACGGTGTGGAACGACTCGACCCGCGTGCTCAACGCCATCGCCGTGGCGGCGATGGCCACCGAGGCGAGCACGACGACCGTGGAATGGCCGAGCGAGAAGAAGAGGCCGATCGCCACCGGGCGCTTGCCCTCGTGCATCAGCTTGCGCGTGACGTTGTCGATGGCCGCGATGTGGTCGGCGTCGATGGCGTGCCGCAGCCCCAGCCCGTAGGCGAGGAGCGCCGTGCCCAGGAGGAGCGGATAGTGGCGGAACGCCACCAGCGCCCAGCCCCACGCGCCCAGATTGGCCGCCAGCAGCCCCGCGTACAGCGCGATCACGCGGCGGCGCAGATCGGACGGATGCTCTGGCGCGATGGCGTGCGGGGGGACGGACATCGTCGGGAGTCCTGCCGCCGGCCTAGCGGGCCGGCGGCATGTTGGTCAACAGGTATCGCGTGAGCGTGGAATACAGTTGGAGGGTGGTGCCCGCCCCCTCGCAGATGCAGTGCGTGCGGTTGGGGTAGATCATCAGGTCGAACTGCTTGTCGAGCGCGACGAGGCGGTTGATGAGCCGCGCCGTCCCCTGCCAGTGTACGTTGTCGTCGCCGGTGCCGTGCACGATCAGGAGCTTGCCCTCGAGTCCCGCGGCGAAGTTGATCGGCGATCCCGTGCGGTACCCCTCGGGGTTCTGCTCGGGCGTGCCCATGTAGCGTTCCTGATAGATGGTGTCGTACAGCCGCTGGTCGGCCACCGGCGCCACCGCCATGCCCAGCCTGTACACGTCGGGATAGCGGAACATGGCGTTGAGCGTGCTCGACCCGCCGCCGCTCCATCCCCAGATCGCCACGTGCGTGCTGTCGGCGTACGGTCGCGACCGCGCGAAGGCGCGCACCGCATCGGCCTGCTCGCGGCTGGAGAGCGGTCCGATGGACCCGTAGATCACCTTGCGCCAGGCCCGGCCCTTGGGGGCCGGCGTGCCGCGATTGTCGAAGCTCACCACGAGGTAGCCCTGGTCGGCCAGCATCTGGTGCCAGAGCATGCCGCTCCCGCTCCACCGGTCGAGCACCGTCTGCGCGGCCGGCTCCCCGTACACGTTCACGAGGATCGGGTAGTGCTTGGACGGGTCGAAGTCGCTGGGGCGGATCATGTAGCCATCCAGCGTCGCGCCGTCGCTCACCGTCACCTGGAAGAACTCCGCCGGGTGGCGGATGGCCCGGGCGGCGGCGGCGCGCAACCGGTCGTTGGCCACGAGCGTGCGCACCGTGGCGTACCGCGGGAACCGCACGAGGTCGGTCACCGGCGGCGTGTCGAACGTCGAATAGACGTGGAACGCCCAGTGCGCGTTGGGCGAGAAGTCGTACGCGTGCGTGCCCGGCTCGCCGGCCGGCGTCACGCGCTGCGGCGGCCCGGGATCCCTGAGCGACACCCGGTACAGGTAGCGCTGCGTGGCGTTCTCCGGCGACGCGATCACGTACAGCCACCCGTCAGCCTGGTCCACCGCGGCCACGCGCTCCACGTCGTACGCGCCGGGCGTGAGCAGCCGCACCACGCGTCCGTCGCGCGAGACGTCGTACACGTGCCGCCACCCGTCGCGCTCGCTCACCCAGAGGAACGACCGGCCGCCGTTCATCCACGGCACGTCGTCCACGAGGTCCACCCAGGCGCTGTCCGTCTCCGTGAACACCGGATGCGGCGCGCCGGTGCGGGCGTCGGCGAGGATCACCTGATCGCGGTTCTGGGCGCGATTCATGTACTGCAACATCACCTGATCGGAGCCCGCCCACTCCATCCACGGGATGTAGTTGTCGCGCGGATTCCCCGCGAGGCGCACCCACGTGACCTTGCCGCCCGCGGCCGGCACCACGCCCACCCGCACCGCCGAGTTGGTGGTTCCGGCTTTGGGATACTGCACGGGCACCGTGAACGGATACAGCGAGTCGGTCTCGTCGAGGAGCAGGAAGTCGCGAATGCCGGCCATGTCGAACTGCCAGAACGCGATGTCGCGGCCGTCGGGCGACCAGCGGAAGCCGTCTCGCAGGCTGAACTCCTCCTCGTACACCCAGTCGCTCATCCCATTGACGAGCGTGTGCGACGCATCGCGCGTGAGGCGCGTGATCGGGCCGCCATCGGACGGCTGCACGTACAGGTCGCCGTACAGCACGTACGCCACCCGCGAGCCGTCGGGCGAGAACTTGGCGAACATCAATCGCGACTCCGGCACCTTGGCGCCGCCCACCTGGTGCAGCGCGTGCGTGCCGAGGTCGAGCACCCAGTAGTCGCCGCGGGTGTTCTCCCGCCACACGCGCCGCGTGTTCGTGAAGATGAGCAGTCGCTTGCCGTCGGCCGAGAAGGAATAGTCCTGCGGGATGAGCGGCTCGCGGCGCCCCGCGGGCACGAGCTCCCGCGCCGGCACCTTCACCGTGCGCGCCCCGGTCGCGGCGTCGTACTCGACCAGATCGTAGCCGCCCGCGTCGGGCGACGGTTCGAGCGTGAGGTAGCTGTTCCCGCCGTCGGCCCAGCGCGCCGGACCGAAGCGGTCGCTGGCGTACGTGCCCGAGGCGAAGAGGGTGTGCAGCGCCGAATCGACGGGTGCGGGAATCTGGGCGGCGGCGCTCGCGGCACCCACCGCCGTGAGCACGGCGGCCAGCGCGAGCGTGAACCGGCCGGCCGCGGTCCTCGAGCCGGCAAGGCGTGAGGTGAGCATCATGCGGGTAAGCTAGAACGCGCGCCCGAACCCGGCCACCGCGCGCCAGGGCGCGGCATGGTCCACGGGGCGCGCCAGCCCCACGTGGAACGCGTCCGAGAAAAACGTGAGCCCTATGCCCACGCTCGCCCGCACGCCCCCGGTGGCCTCCGACACGGGCGTCGCGCTCCATCCCGCGCCCAGCGCATCCACTGCCGTGCGCGCCGCGGCGGACGAGATGCCGGCCCATCCGCCCTCGGCCCCGATCGCGATCCCGGGCGCGAGCCCCGGAATGGAATACGCGCGCCACACGCGATGCGGCGTGCGCCAGATCGGGAATCCGTACGACGCGAAACTCCCGAACAGCATCGCGCGGTCGCCCGCGAATTGCTTGTACGAGTACCCGGACACCGTGCCCATGCCACCCAGCTCGAACAGTTGCTGCGGCGGCAGGACCCGGGCCGCCACCACGCCGCCCGCCGCGCTGGCCGTGAGCGTGACCGGCCCCCAGTACTGGCGCGTCGCCAGCGACAGCACGGCGCGCTGCCAGGCGAGTCCGCCCGACGCCGCCTCGTAGTGCAGCGAAGCCCCCACGCCCGCCTTCACCGACCCCGGCCCCACGTCCGGATGCAGCGTGGCGTCCGCCGTCACCAGCCCGTAGCCCCCGTCGAGCGAGTTGCGATTGGGGCGGAACGGCGCGCCGCCGCCGAAGGCCCCATGCACGAGCCGCGTGCGCTCGCTGCGATCGTCGCCGGCACCCAACTGCAGCGTGACCAGCGCGCGGTCGGCGGAGCCGAACACGCGCGTGGCCGACAGCAGCGCGCGCCGGCGGTCCACGTAGTCGGCGTTGTCCACCGAACCGAACGCCGCGCTGAGATCGGGATTGCCGGCCGCCGACTCGCCGCCAAAATCGTTGGTCGACGCCAGCATGCGCTCGGCCCGCACGCCGGTGATCCACGGCGGGCGCGAGAGCGCCAGGCCGGCGCCGCCGCGCGGCGTCCGCTCCGTCCACGCCCAACCGCCGAACGCCTGCGCCGTGAGACCGGGCGCGAGGCTGCGGAAGCGCAGCGTCGTGGCCACGCCGGTGTACAGCCCCTCCACGCGATTGTACCGCACGATGTCGCTCGGCCGGCGCGGCACCAGGTCCAGTCGCGGCGGTCCCGCCCTGCGCCAGGCATCGGGCGCCAGGTCGTTGAAGTCGGCCGCGTTCACGCTCGCCGTCGCCACGCCCAGTTGCCGCGCCCATCCGTGATAGCTGTCGAGGCTGTCGGACGGCGCCCACGTGACGCGGCGCACCAGCCGCTCCGGCGATCCCCGTCCGCCGGCCGCGACGGCGGCGCCGCTGTCGTCCACGGCGTAGTCGCGGAAGTGCGACAGCAGGCGGAACACGGCGCGGCCGGCGCCGAGCACGGGGACGTTCGCCTCCAACTCGGTGCGCTGGAACGCCGGCAGCCAGTACCTGCCGTCCACCTCCTCGTTCACGAATTCCACGAACGCCACGCCCACCACGCCGGACAACCGGGCCCAGAGCGGCCGTCCCCCGTGCGGCGTGCCCTCGACCACCATCCGCCCGCGCATCCGCACGATCTCGCCGCGCGTCGCGTCCAGATAGAGCTCGCCGTCGAACAGCACGAGCCGCGTGCTGTCTTCCGGCATCGGCTGCACGATGATGCGCACCACGGGAATCGCCCTCGTGGGCGTGTGCAGCACGGTCACCGTGTCGCCGCCGGAGAATCGATAGAACCGGTCGCGGTCGGCGGCCAGCGGATGCACGGCCACCATCGTGTCGGGCCGGCCGCCCGCGGCGCGCACCGGATCGGCGCCGAGCGACAGCCGGTCGCCGTAGAGCGTGGGCACCGTCCAGGCGCGGACCACCGAGAGCATCGAGAACGGCGCCCCCAGACTCTGCGTGCGATACCCTTCCACGTGCAGGTCGTACTCGCCGTCACGCATCCACGACGCGTCGGCGTCCAGCTGCTCCACCTGCGAACTCAACTCGCGGCCCAGCGTGTCGTGGCTGACCAGGGCGAACTCCGATTCGACGCGGGCGCGATAGCCGCGCAGCGACGGCGGCGGCTGCCGGTTGGCGGCGGCCGCCCGCGTGACCAGATCGCGCACCGCGGGCGACGAATACGTGGGCGCGGCCGCCGGATGCGTGGGCACCGGCGTCGAGGGCTGGGCAATGGCGAACTGGGCGGCGGCGAGAAGCGCGAGCATGCCAGGGGCGCGGGGTGAATGCGACGGAGGCGGCCGGCGGCGCGGCCGCGCCTCCCCGCCGTAGGGTACCCGGTTCGGGCCCTTTTCGCACCCGACCTGTCGGGCCCCTGGTACGCCCTCCATGTTTGCGTCGATCCCTCGGCGCGCGGTCCTCCCCGGTCGCCCGCCGTCAGCCTCAGCGTCCAACCTCCCCTGCCCATGTCACATCGACTCGCAAGCCTCATCGCAGCGGCCTGCCTGGCGGGCTGCGCCTCGTCCTCGACGCCCGCCGCCGCCCCGCCAACACCAACCCCGGCACCGGCAGCGGCCGCCGCGGAAACCTCGGGCCCGGCCTTCGGTGGGCGCGGCGGGCGCGGCGGCGCGCCGCAAGCCGCGGCGCCCCTGCCCTACCGGCGCGTGATCACCGCCGAAGCCAAGACGGAGCGCGGCCTGTTCATCACGCATCGCGTGGGCGACAAGCTGTTCTTTGAAATTCCGACGCACCAACTGGACAAGGACCTGCTCATCGTCGGCCGCTTTGCCCGCGCGGCCGCGCCCGAGCCGCAGGGTCGCGCCGGCGCCGGCGGCGGCGGGTTCGGCGACTACGGCGGCGATGAATTCATGGAACGCACGCTGCGCTGGGACCGCGTGGGCGACCACATCGTGCTGCGCTCGCCCTCGTTCAACATCACGGCCGACAGCACCCAGTCGGTGTACCGGTCGGTGGAGTCGTCCAACTTCGCGCCGATCATCGCGATGTTCCCGATCGAGACCTGGGGGCCGGACAGCGCTCCCGTGATCGACGTGACGCGGCTGTTCACGACGAGCATCCCGGAGATCGCCGCCATCCGCGGCACGATCGACGCCACCCGCTCGTACGTCGAGCGCGTGGTGGCGTTCCCCGACAACGTCGAGATCCAGGCGGCGCAGACCGGCGTGCCCGCGCCCGCGGGCGGGCGCGGCGCGGCGCCGGCGGGCGGCCGTGGCGGCGCCCAGATGGCGCAGAGCGTGCTCGCCCACTGGAGCATGATCAAGCTGCCCGACGATCCGATGCCGGTGCGGTATGCCGACCAGCGCATGGGATTCTTCACCACGCGCACGGTGGACTTTGGCAGCCCGCAGCAGGTGGCCGTGCCCCGCGCGTTCATCACGCGGTGGCGGCTGGAGTGCTCCGATCGGATGGATGGCAATCTCTGCTATCCCAAGCAGCCGATCGTCTACTACGTGGATCCGGGCACGCCCGACAAATGGAAGCCGTGGATCAAGAAGGCGATCGAGAGCTGGCAGCCCGCGTTCGAGGCCGCCGGGTTCAAGGACGCGATCATCGCCAAGGATCCGCCCGCCAACGATCCGAGCTGGTCCATGGAGGACATCCGCCACACCGTGATCCGGTGGCTGCCGTCCACGATCGAGAATTCGGTGGGGCCGCACGTGAGCGATCCGCGCACCGGCGAGATCCTCAATGGCTCGCCGCGCATCTTCCACAACCTGATCGAGCTCATGCAGTACTGGTACTTCTCCCAGGCGGCGCAGGTCGATCCCCGCGCCCGCCAGATCCCGATGCCCGACTCGCTGATGGGACGGCTGCTCGAATTCGGCGTCGCCCACGAGATCGGCCACACGATCGGCCTGCAGCACGACCAGGTCGGCAGCTCCGAGTATCCGCCCGACAGCGTACGGAGCCCGACGTGGGTGGAGAAGATGGGCTCGAGCCCGAGCATCATGGACTATTCGCGGTTCAACTACGTGGCGCAGCCCGAGGATCACATCCCACTCTGGACGCTCGTGCCGCGCATCGGCCCCTGGGACAAGTACACGATCGGCTGGGGCTATCGCCCCATCCCCGGCGCCACCACGCCGCAGGAGGAGCGGCCGACGCTCGAGAAGTGGATCGCCGTGCAGGACACGGTCCCCTGGCTGCGCTTCTCCGTGAACAACGAGTTCGGGCAGTTCGGCACGCAGAGTGAAGCCGTGGCCGATGCCGATCCCACCTGGGCCACCGGTCTCGGATTCCGGAACATCGCCCGCGTGATGAACTACGTGGCCAGCGCCGGCACGCGTCCCATGGACGACAACACGTTGCTCCAGAACCTGTACGACCGCGTGGTGGGCCAGTGGACCACGGAGGCGGCGCACACCACCAACGTGATCGGGGGCGGCACCGTCTGGTACAAGTCGGGCAGCCAGCCCGGCCCGGTGTACGTGGCGCTTCCGCGCGCCAAGCAGGCGGCGGCGGTGCACTTCCTGAACGACAGCGTGTTCAAGACCCCGCAGTATCTGATCCGCCCGGACATCGCCGCCCGCATCGAGCCCGAAGGCATGGTGGCCCGCATCGGCAACGCGCAGAACCGGGTGCTCACGTCGCTGCTCAACGACGGACGGATGAACCGGCTGCTGGAGATGCAGGCGCTGGCCAAGCAACCGGCCGATGCCTATCCGCTCCCGAACTTCCTCGACGACGTGCGTCGCGGCATCTGGAGCGAACTCTCCGCGGCGCATCCCGTGATCGACATCTACCGGCGCACGCTGCAGAACAATTATCTCACGCTGATCGGCCGCAAGCTCAACCCGCCGGTCGAAGCGGCGGCGGGCGGCGGGCGCGGCGGGTTTGCCGGCTTCGGCGCCGAACCGTTGTCCGACGACGCCAAGTCGGAGTTGCGCGGCGAACTGGCCGCGCTGCAGGCCGACATCCGGAAGGCCATTCCCCAGACGGTGGATCGCGAGACGCTCTGGCACCTGCAGGGCGCGGATCACACCATCGGCGACATCCTCAACCCCAAGAAGTAGCCCGCGAGGAGGGCAGATGCAGAACGGGGCCGCGCGATGCGCGGCCCCGTTCTGCGTTGGTGGACGTTCCCTCGATCACGCTTTGCGAATACTCGGGCTCCGGCCCGCGCCGGCCGCGTGGGTGATCGGTCCGGTGACGTACCGCCCGACCGTGTGACCGAGATGCTGGCGCCAGCGATCGCGCCACATCCGGTAGAGCGCCCATCCGACCACGGCGAGATCGAACAGCAGCGTGGCCAGCAACAGCGTGATGGGGATAGCCATCCCCGCGAGTACGACGATCATGGCAACGGCGCCCATCTTCTCCTCCCGCCGGCGATGGAGCGCTCGCGCGTCGCAACGGCAATCGCGCGGTGCTTCGATTCCGGCACAGTCCTGATATGAACTGGCCAATACGTATGCCTCAAGGTATCGATGCTCCCTCGGGCAGCCTAGCGCAGAACCCCTGATAGGTTCCCGGAAAATCCCTATTGCGCAAAACTGGTCGCTTTCCCGCATGGGGCCCCATGGCGGAAGAACAGATGATTTCTGCGCGATATGCCCCACTCGGCCCCCGCCGGTCCCCGCCGCCCCTCCCCCTGGCGGGCCTGCCGCGCCGCCC contains:
- a CDS encoding rhomboid family intramembrane serine protease: MTPWVRRLLAANFVVFFVQLTVPSVTDAFAFVPSLILVRPWTVVTYMFLHGGWMHIIFNMIALFFFGPRVEQRLGSNRFISLYFLSGISGALLSSALAPSAAIIGASAAVFGVMLAFARYWPRDLIYIWGVIPIQARWLVIIATMFSLYSGLQGSRGGVADFAHLGGFAGAFLYLWWLDKRRGTNRFRAQAVPRVPTARVLNWHKVDPSTIHEINRDEVNRILDKISASGIASLTVDERVFLSNFVPPDDRVPPVS
- a CDS encoding HoxN/HupN/NixA family nickel/cobalt transporter — its product is MSVPPHAIAPEHPSDLRRRVIALYAGLLAANLGAWGWALVAFRHYPLLLGTALLAYGLGLRHAIDADHIAAIDNVTRKLMHEGKRPVAIGLFFSLGHSTVVVLASVAIAATAMALSTRVESFHTVGAMIGTIVSAVFLLVIAIMNLFILVAIYRTFHRVRRGGAYVEEDLNALMAGNGFLARIFRPLFAMIRESWHMYPLGLLFGLGFDTATEIGLLGISAAGAARGMSIWTILVFPMLFTAGMSLVDTTDSVLMLGAYGWAFARPMRKLYYNMTITFVSVIVALLVGGIEALGLVGDKWQLQGWFWRAVARLNGNFGSIGYLIIGVFVASWIASAAVYRLKGYDRHEAPTLLE
- a CDS encoding S9 family peptidase, with product MMLTSRLAGSRTAAGRFTLALAAVLTAVGAASAAAQIPAPVDSALHTLFASGTYASDRFGPARWADGGNSYLTLEPSPDAGGYDLVEYDAATGARTVKVPARELVPAGRREPLIPQDYSFSADGKRLLIFTNTRRVWRENTRGDYWVLDLGTHALHQVGGAKVPESRLMFAKFSPDGSRVAYVLYGDLYVQPSDGGPITRLTRDASHTLVNGMSDWVYEEEFSLRDGFRWSPDGRDIAFWQFDMAGIRDFLLLDETDSLYPFTVPVQYPKAGTTNSAVRVGVVPAAGGKVTWVRLAGNPRDNYIPWMEWAGSDQVMLQYMNRAQNRDQVILADARTGAPHPVFTETDSAWVDLVDDVPWMNGGRSFLWVSERDGWRHVYDVSRDGRVVRLLTPGAYDVERVAAVDQADGWLYVIASPENATQRYLYRVSLRDPGPPQRVTPAGEPGTHAYDFSPNAHWAFHVYSTFDTPPVTDLVRFPRYATVRTLVANDRLRAAAARAIRHPAEFFQVTVSDGATLDGYMIRPSDFDPSKHYPILVNVYGEPAAQTVLDRWSGSGMLWHQMLADQGYLVVSFDNRGTPAPKGRAWRKVIYGSIGPLSSREQADAVRAFARSRPYADSTHVAIWGWSGGGSSTLNAMFRYPDVYRLGMAVAPVADQRLYDTIYQERYMGTPEQNPEGYRTGSPINFAAGLEGKLLIVHGTGDDNVHWQGTARLINRLVALDKQFDLMIYPNRTHCICEGAGTTLQLYSTLTRYLLTNMPPAR
- a CDS encoding zinc-dependent metalloprotease; protein product: MITAEAKTERGLFITHRVGDKLFFEIPTHQLDKDLLIVGRFARAAAPEPQGRAGAGGGGFGDYGGDEFMERTLRWDRVGDHIVLRSPSFNITADSTQSVYRSVESSNFAPIIAMFPIETWGPDSAPVIDVTRLFTTSIPEIAAIRGTIDATRSYVERVVAFPDNVEIQAAQTGVPAPAGGRGAAPAGGRGGAQMAQSVLAHWSMIKLPDDPMPVRYADQRMGFFTTRTVDFGSPQQVAVPRAFITRWRLECSDRMDGNLCYPKQPIVYYVDPGTPDKWKPWIKKAIESWQPAFEAAGFKDAIIAKDPPANDPSWSMEDIRHTVIRWLPSTIENSVGPHVSDPRTGEILNGSPRIFHNLIELMQYWYFSQAAQVDPRARQIPMPDSLMGRLLEFGVAHEIGHTIGLQHDQVGSSEYPPDSVRSPTWVEKMGSSPSIMDYSRFNYVAQPEDHIPLWTLVPRIGPWDKYTIGWGYRPIPGATTPQEERPTLEKWIAVQDTVPWLRFSVNNEFGQFGTQSEAVADADPTWATGLGFRNIARVMNYVASAGTRPMDDNTLLQNLYDRVVGQWTTEAAHTTNVIGGGTVWYKSGSQPGPVYVALPRAKQAAAVHFLNDSVFKTPQYLIRPDIAARIEPEGMVARIGNAQNRVLTSLLNDGRMNRLLEMQALAKQPADAYPLPNFLDDVRRGIWSELSAAHPVIDIYRRTLQNNYLTLIGRKLNPPVEAAAGGGRGGFAGFGAEPLSDDAKSELRGELAALQADIRKAIPQTVDRETLWHLQGADHTIGDILNPKK